The window AAGTCATCAAGAAGgtcagtatttttttattagaaaaattttttattgattttaaattaaacttggTCAATTTTGTATGAGACACATTTCTCTTTGGTTGTATAGAAAGTTTCTTGAATTTTTGTGGCGTTGTGAAATatcaaatgaaaataaaaaagcaaaaaaagagTTGAAAAGGGCAGAATGGCTAACTAAGAAAGAAGAACAAACTGAGGACACTGGTGAAATGAAATATGGGCTCTCACATAATACATTGTTTATGCGTATATATGAACAAACTATGAACCGATTTTACAATGGCAGAATAATCATGAACATGATGTTTGAACCAAAGATAGTGTTTGATTGTGGTTATGAAAATGATATGAATGATCGGGAGTTACACAATTGTGCCAAGCAGATATCTCTTGCATTTGCTAGTAATCGCAGTCATGTTAATGCCATGActatttatttctgtaattttaataaagatggATTACTCAGGCAATATCTTGAACAAAACATACCTACTTTGTTGAGTGATGATTTTCCAGCAGTGATAACGTCACAATcatatttagatatatttcCAAAGAATGAGTTAGTATATCTCACTCCACATTGCAGAGTAAATCTAACCGAATACAATCCAAATATGACCTACATCATTGGTGGACTAGTAGACAAGGTAAGTCAACAAGATGTTTATATTGTATCATCTGTATATatcctttattaaatttgattttttatctctttatagAATTTACCACAACCATTGTCTTTGGCAAAGGCTAAGAAAGAAGGCATCCAAATGGCTAAATTTCCTATAGATCAGTATCTTGACTGGGGTGCTAGCTCATCCAAAAGTCTTACGCTCGACCAGACGATCAAGATAATGTTAGACTTGAGACAAACTGGAGATTGGAAAAAAGCATTACAGAATGTACCAACTAGAAAATTAAGATCTGCCAGAGAAAATAGATTGCaatacaaaatgcaaaagttTATGTCTCCAGAGAGAATACAGCAATCTGAATTAGATTTTACATTTCAAAGAAGGAAAATGAAATAACTCTTTAATTCTTGTATATATTAGATTACAGCAAGAATTATACAAAACTAATATTGAAAAGAAGAAgcttgttaattattttgttatgtattgtaattattccaaaaattaaaatttatcttaaaactaaaaaaaaattttataaattaaatatatgatataacaTGATGCTTTAACTACCTTTTTATGTCTAATTTGATGATGAATTTAAGGGAGTTCCGctgctaaatcaaaataaacagattttcatgaaattttgtagagaagttccaattagtgatataaattgacCGTCAAAATTTCAACTGAACTATctagttatttagatattaaatattttattaacatgagCTCTTATGAGAATCGATgaatttttaggatttttcagtttttattgtcgTATTAAACATAGAAGTAATGAACAGATGTTAGTGAAACTTTACAATACATCTTAGCTATCCAGAAaagtattgttaaatttttgaaatgatgcacttgctcgtttgaatgaaataattgataagataaaaaaagtttacaataatcgaAGTAATACAGCACGtaagtgtaataaatgtatgctagtgatataacataaatttcaaattgtatttagttatctaagggtataataatgaaaaatgtttattcttaattaaaagaaattatttcagtaataaaGGTAGTACTTTACAgccgatttttttcttatatttaacattattaactttagaccatatacaacaaaaaaaagaaggtaaCAAAATagtcatttgaatattttttttacttgaactCCTGTGCCACTTGTAGCAGAggaactctctctctctctctctctctctctttttttttttttttttttttttttaagaaaatgctAAAGTGCTCGTCAAATTTAGGAttgataatgtagagtcaaccaacattagaaaatatctttgaattggCTTTACAGAATTCCAAAtccttttacataattaaagcacaaaaataaagagcaaaacattttcatgtcgataacaaaatttaatttttgtcagaaaatttttttgttacatgtgccTCGAGAGTAACTTCTTTAGTATCACTTTTTGTAGGTAAAATTTCcgattttaattcaaaattgtgaataaaatatatgatagaTATATGACAATGCTAGGCAAATTCGATATAcatcaaaatttcaacaaaattaatagaaaaaatttgaataagaaAATTTCTGAATGCTAGGACGTCACAATTGTAATTATCATATTTGATTTCTtacaataaattcaaatttaaattttcgaaGCAAGGTTCTAAGATACATGAAAACCGGTCATGTTACTTAAGTGGATTGTACCGATCGTACCCATATATATTCGGCAAGAAATTCCAGATGACGTTACTAATGCCTGTGACCAGTGTGATCTGTGCTGATCTGTGCAGTGTGATATGTGACTTCGCACAGATTTAACTTCATAcgcaattaaacaattatcttAATGCAACaattaaactaattataaaagaacatAAATATGGCGGGAGGAAAAAATAGTCAGACTGGATTTCAGCCGGTAAAAcaatatacagaaaatattagaaattaataaagcaatatagtttcatatactttctttctcttgcgACCTAACctattttgtgttatttttttaaggattCCGATGTTCATATCACTTACGAGGAGCaacaaaagattaataaatttgccAGACAAAATGCGAAGCTGGAAGATTATAAAGAAGAACTTAGAATAAAAcaggtaatttatttaaaaaggttTAAAAATCGACCTCATTATGACATTGACCTTATTTGGTCATAACTTTACATACGTTATAAGCAATAATTGATTATTCGATAGAACGAATTGAAGAATTTGGAGGATGCTTCTGATGAATTGGCCCTTATGGACGATGATgcaaaaataccgtattttaTTGGAGAAGTATTCATCTACCATTGTCTTGAAAAGACACAGGTGATTAAATGAGGATtacgattttataataattttggacATTCTTTTGTTATAAGTcccattataaatattataaatattttgatttatgtgataacatttatttctacattgttattaattagttttaataagtgttttttttttctagaattcTTTGGAGGATGctaaaaataagaagaaagaagaaattgtGAGATTAGAAAGCAAATGCACAGATTTGAAGAGTGTCATGTCTGAATTAAAAACACAATTATATGCGAAATTTGGTAGCCGTATAAATTTAGAATCTGAAGAATCagattaatatttctcttaatgcatttattattatttactatatttaatataggaagtattactttattaatattcctatttgcaattctatttaaattataatttataatttttgatttataatttgtaaattacaaattataatttatatacaattattatgttactaCATGTGTTTATGATGCAAATACTTTTAAGAaacttaatgtaatataaaataaattttatcaaatactttctgcaaatataataataaagctttTCTAAGAGttattctttaaatgtttttaattaaaaattttaaagttttaaaattataatattacagcTGATCTATAATCCGACTGGATCTTGTGTAGATTATAAATGACTTATAGATT of the Monomorium pharaonis isolate MP-MQ-018 chromosome 11, ASM1337386v2, whole genome shotgun sequence genome contains:
- the LOC105840296 gene encoding mitochondrial ribonuclease P protein 1 homolog, encoding MFNNVRRCLIISIRIPKKFLISFHKGVLLPVTLSHANAQHSYNNNAAYKRFYCHSLTNKKILTSTEIRDQRQKLDEQKFEDFLSDPQNKKRFQILELEVDVLRHSNERVPKNIEPAKWLKLLSMKAKSSRRKFLEFLWRCEISNENKKAKKELKRAEWLTKKEEQTEDTGEMKYGLSHNTLFMRIYEQTMNRFYNGRIIMNMMFEPKIVFDCGYENDMNDRELHNCAKQISLAFASNRSHVNAMTIYFCNFNKDGLLRQYLEQNIPTLLSDDFPAVITSQSYLDIFPKNELVYLTPHCRVNLTEYNPNMTYIIGGLVDKNLPQPLSLAKAKKEGIQMAKFPIDQYLDWGASSSKSLTLDQTIKIMLDLRQTGDWKKALQNVPTRKLRSARENRLQYKMQKFMSPERIQQSELDFTFQRRKMK
- the LOC105840297 gene encoding prefoldin subunit 4, with amino-acid sequence MAGGKNSQTGFQPDSDVHITYEEQQKINKFARQNAKLEDYKEELRIKQNELKNLEDASDELALMDDDAKIPYFIGEVFIYHCLEKTQNSLEDAKNKKKEEIVRLESKCTDLKSVMSELKTQLYAKFGSRINLESEESD